From Coffea arabica cultivar ET-39 chromosome 10e, Coffea Arabica ET-39 HiFi, whole genome shotgun sequence, one genomic window encodes:
- the LOC140015179 gene encoding uncharacterized protein: MASSEAPHPSVGGQPLPAKIPQSFSDLFTSPSAPAFSVQATASTHRGEPALIFSQEVIHKLSDLFRYALVGKFARGRPSLELVRKFFVTLDLKQPVSVGLLDPRHILIRVADERDYHRLRLRGVWYVQGRPMKLFKWTPSFHVDREPSVVPVWVSLPKLPIHLFNRECLFQIVATLGVPLYVDAATAALSRPSVARGHSKDDCVMLHPELKAQARPTGEAQPQGLRKGRPPAVAVEGEKVAATGELVAPALVGEKHRVSGVVLGPDAEPGPGSSAQAAQPVAAASPTAGDGQGVSALLGMQATHKGTPLDLDNVVVEEASDDEHQDGFPGSFYQACWDIIGGDLSDAVADFFVGADLPCGISATLLALIPKQSTPKTFADFRPISLCNFSNKIISKILAARLEKVLPRLISPQQSGFVKGRAISDNILLAQEMISRIGRKARGSNVVLKLDMAKAYDRVSWMFLLSVMRKFGFGEVWLDMVWRLVSSCHFSVLINGGPVGFFRSTRGLRQGDPLSPALFIIMAEFLSRGLESLPLSSGFIPYSVPSGGSPPVHLGYADDVIVFCNGGRASVRKVMGVLTDYQRVSGQLVNASKSCCLLSKKVSGLRSRRVAEETGFARKSLPITYLGCPLYEGRRSKSLFAGIIDKVQARLLSWQNRWLSMGARLILIRHVLTSIPVHLLAVLEPTRGAIWEIERMFARFFWGDNHFHWCGWSKVCFPVEEGGLGVRSLQSISKAFSCKLWWRFRQQDSLWARFMSSLYLRGGHPNQVVVGPSCSVICRRLFQVREQMELQIRWDVSLGDCYFWWDNWSGLGPLGWRFPDLSSDQKVSDFCVQRSWDWVRLSSFLPTEILEVMGETFMCFGDLPDQPCWQLASSSSFSTASAYQLVRRVGVKSLVFRSLWDSSIPLKVSCFAWRLFSGRLPLDDVLRTRCRFAGPSQCPLCLAAQETADHLFSSCLVAQAVWSFFECRLGILMASCGYRTRFMTWWSQPVSKMSIRWLYRILSLIILWFLWKASNKWRFDGIKWSVQTLCYSISHELWLICSVKFPGRSLPPEFGGLVSVISGIQRPLSSTLVSWEFPQNGFVKLNTDGSSSSTAGASGIGGILRWSDGSFLGAFAAKLPLVGSLQAEAYAMLHGLQLCQQMGFSMVQVESDSQVLVRVVAGSFSISWAVRPLIRAIRAILPLGVRLSHCFREVNTVADSLAAVGVACSGRLDYPTLSSLPRLSRSLFVLDREQVPNFCFSLRR; encoded by the exons TCAGGGTTGCAGATGAGAGGGATTATCATCGTTTACGGCTTCGTGGGGTCTGGTATGTTCAGGGGCGGCCAATGAAGCTGTTCAAGTGGACGCCTTCGTTTCATGTGGACCGGGAGCCATCTGTGGTTCCGGTGTGGGTGTCTTTGCCCAAACTTCCCATTCATCTTTTCAATCGAGAGTGCTTGTTTCAGATTGTTGCTACGTTGGGCGTGCCGCTCTACGTTGATGCTGCTACCGCAGCCTTGTCCCGTCCCAGCGTGGCTAGG GGGCATAGCAAGGATGACTGCGTGATGCTTCATCCGGAGTTGAAGGCCCAGGCTCGGCCCACTGGGGAGGCGCAGCCTCAGGGACTACGCAAGGGACGGCCGCCGGCTGTGGCTGTGGAGGGTGAGAAGGTAGCGGCGACGGGGGAATTGGTTGCGCCTGCGCTTGTGGGCGAGAAGCACAGAGTGTCGGGGGTTGTTCTCGGGCCTGATGCGGAGCCTGGGCCTGGGTCGAGTGCCCAGGCTGCTCAGCCAGTGGCGGCAGCATCCCCGACTGCAGGGGATGGGCAGGGAGTCTCGGCCCTTCTGGGGATGCAGGCCACTCACAAGGGGACTCCGTTAGACCTGGATAATGTAGTTGTGGAGGAGGCTTCAGATGACGAACACCAGGATGGGTTCCCAGGGTCCTTTTATCAGGCTTGCTGGGATATTATAGGAGGGGACCTCTCAGATGCAGTCGCGGATTTCTTTGTTGGTGCTGATCTCCCGTGTGGAATTTCGGCCACTTTGTTGGCCTTGATTCCTAAACAGTCGACCCCTAAGACCTTTGCCGATTTTAGGCCGATTAGTCTCTGTAATTTCTCGAACAAGATTATTTCCAAGATTCTTGCGGCTCGGCTGGAAAAAGTTCTACCCCGACTCATTTCCCCTCAGCAAAGTGGTTTTGTTAAGGGAAGGGCCATTTCTGATAACATTCTGCTTGCTCAGGAGATGATTTCTAGGATTGGGAGAAAGGCCCGGGGTTCTAATGTGGTTTTGAAACTGGACATGGCCAAGGCCTATGACAGGGTATCGTGGATGTTTCTGCTATCTGTTATGCGGAAATTCGGGTTTGGTGAGGTTTGGTTGGACATGGTTTGGCGTTTGGTTTCCTCCTGtcatttttcagttttgatcaATGGTGGTCCGGTCGGGTTTTTCAGGTCCACTAGGGGTTTGCGGCAGGGTGATCCGCTGTCTCCAGCGCTTTTCATCATTATGGCGGAGTTCCTGTCCCGCGGTCTGGAGTCTCTTCCGCTCTCTAGTGGTTTCATCCCTTATTCGGTTCCTTCGGGAGGGTCCCCCCCTGTGCATCTGGGGTATGCGGACGACGTTATAGTCTTTTGCAATGGGGGGCGGGCTTCGGTGCGGAAGGTCATGGGTGTTTTAACTGATTATCAGCGAGTGTCTGGTCAGCTGGTTAATGCCTCGAAGAGTTGTTGTTTACTCTCTAAGAAGGTTTCTGGTCTTCGCAGTCGGAGGGTTGCGGAGGAAACGGGTTTTGCTCGTAAGTCTTTGCCTATCACGTATTTGGGGTGCCCCTTGTATGAGGGTCGGCGATCTAAGTCCTTGTTTGCTGGGATCATAGATAAAGTTCAGGCTCGTTTGCTGTCCTGGCAGAATCGGTGGCTTTCCATGGGGGCGCGGCTGATTCTTATTCGGCATGTGCTTACGTCCATTCCAGTTCACTTGCTTGCAGTCTTGGAGCCCACTCGAGGGGCAATTTGGGAGATTGAGAGGATGTTTGCGCGGTTTTTTTGGGGGGATAACCATTTTCACTGGTGTGGTTGGTCTAAGGTGTGTTTCCCTGTGGAGGAGGGGGGCCTAGGGGTTAGATCTTTGCAGTCTATTTCTAAGGCCTTCTCTTGTAAATTGTGGTGGCGCTTTCGTCAACAGGACTCTCTGTGGGCGAGGTTTATGTCTAGTTTGTACCTTCGGGGAGGTCATCCTAATCAGGTGGTGGTTGGTCCGTCGTGTTCGGTGATCTGTCGGCGGTTGTTCCAAGTTCGTGAGCAGATGGAATTACAGATCCGTTGGGACGTTTCTCTGGGCGATTGTTATTTCTGGTGGGATAATTGGAGCGGTTTGGGCCCCCTTGGCTGGCGGTTTCCAGACCTTTCTTCCGACCAGAAGGTTAGTGACTTTTGTGTTCAGAGGAGTTGGGACTGGGTTCGTCTCTCGTCTTTCCTTCCTACGGAGATTTTGGAGGTGATGGGGGAGACTTTTATGTGTTTTGGGGATCTGCCAGATCAGCCTTGTTGGCAGTTGGCATCCTCGAGCTCTTTCTCCACGGCCTCGGCTTACCAGCTAGTCCGTCGGGTTGGAGTGAAGTCTCTGGTCTTCCGGTCGCTGTGGGATTCCTCCATTCCACTTAAGGTTTCTTGTTTTGCATGGCGTTTGTTTTCCGGTAGGTTGCCTTTGGATGATGTGTTACGTACTCGGTGCCGGTTTGCGGGGCCCTCCCAGTGCCCGTTGTGCTTGGCTGCTCAAGAGACGGCTGATCATTTGTTTTCCTCCTGCCTGGTGGCCCAGGCTGTCTGGTCATTTTTTGAGTGTCGGTTGGGGATTCTGATGGCTTCTTGCGGCTATCGGACTAGATTTATGACCTGGTGGTCTCAACCTGTGAGTAAGATGTCGATTCGGTGGTTGTACAGGATTTTGTCATTGATCATTCTTTGGTTTTTGTGGAAGGCTTCGAACAAATGGCGCTTCGATGGCATTAAGTGGTCTGTCCAAACCTTGTGTTACTCTATATCTCATGAGCTTTGGCTTATTTGTTCTGTCAAGTTTCCTGGGCGTTCACTTCCGCCTGAATTTGGGGGACTTGTGTCCGTCATCTCGGGGATCCAGCGCCCCTTAAGTTCTACTTTGGTTAGTTGGGAATTCCCGCAGAATGGGTTTGTCAAGCTTAATACTGACGGGTCCTCCTCATCTACGGCCGGTGCTAGTGGTATTGGTGGGATTCTCCGATGGTCCGATGGATCGTTCCTTGGAGCGTTTGCGGCCAAGTTACCGCTGGTGGGCTCTTTGCAGGCGGAGGCGTATGCAATGCTTCATGGACTCCAACTGTGCCAGCAGATGGGTTTCTCCATGGTCCAAGTTGAGTCTGACTCGCAGGTTTTGGTTCGTGTGGTGGCAGGGAGTTTTTCGATTTCGTGGGCGGTACGGCCGCTGATTAGAGCGATTCGAGCAATTTTGCCGTTGGGGGTTCGTCTCTCCCACTGTTTCCGGGAGGTGAATACGGTTGCTGACTCTCTGGCTGCTGTGGGCGTTGCTTGTAGCGGGCGCTTGGATTATCCCACTTTGTCCTCTCTTCCACGCTTGTCTAGGTCCCTCTTTGTTTTAGATAGGGAGCAGGTTCCCAATTTCTGTTTCTCGCTTCGAAGATAG